The following are from one region of the Dreissena polymorpha isolate Duluth1 chromosome 2, UMN_Dpol_1.0, whole genome shotgun sequence genome:
- the LOC127869251 gene encoding uncharacterized protein LOC127869251 codes for MPSSDDSFTESLTDVPELSLDDGVETLIKAQDSSTKDTYENEAQKMFLGIFDVHIENLIPPSPKRASRLLDLEHVKFLMDSFQSGVFQQLTILVGMVPDDCDPSKLKMKGAGQVETLGGNHTREALQGLLRRGLATITTVKMNIYSALSTCTALTVGWQHNVCLQEKQKPLSFIDKVRLMRQVRPSMHMSPTDMKAWKETLSSIFHVKDIRRFQNSYGLHIKMARLEQRVWAIVEEVSGDSVKITEKFFRPLLKIQSTEDIESCLNILRSKGLAEYNNKIKEFLGSRPLTKKRKQTDLEDDANEECSNTSEGLLEKYSKVVDELQMMKDKCSKLETENSELRRQLTEHCSKSKENSSKDKEIEAFWRFEDGREEWLPAKLIRKYANGECSVQYSDGVSRVRSSWVREVGQM; via the exons ATGCCAAGTAGTGATGATTCCTTCACTG AGTCTTTAACTGATGTGCCAGAGCTTTCTTTGGATGATGGAGTTGAGACGTTGATAAAGGCACAGGATTCTTCTACGAAAG ACACTTATGAGAATGAAGCACAAAAGATGTTTTTGG GAATATTTGATGTCCATATTGAAAATCTCATCCCACCTTCGCCAAAAAGAGCATCAAGACTGCTGGACCTTGAACACGTGAAGTTTTTAATGGACTCTTTTCAAAGTGGAGTTTTTCAACAACTTACAATACTGGTGGGAATGGTCCCTGACGATTGTGACCCGTCGAAATTAAAGATGAAAG GTGCCGGACAGGTTGAGACCCTTGGAGGGAATCACACAAGGGAAGCCCTTCAGGGTCTTCTAAGGCGTGGTCTCGCAACTATAACCACAgtcaaaatgaatatttattcagCCCTGTCAACATGCACAGCCTTGACGGTGGGTTGGCAGCACAATGTTTGCTTGCAGGAGAAGCAAAAGCCTCTAAGCTTCATTGACAAGGTGAGGCTTATGAGACAAGTTCGCCCATCAATGCACATGTCACCAACGGATATGAAGGCTTGGAAAGAAACTCTGTCTTCCATCTTTCATGTGAAG GACATCAGAAGATTCCAGAATTCGTATGGACTGCATATTAAGATGGCTCGGCTTGAACAGAGAGTTTGGGCCATTGTGGAGGAAGTTTCGGGTGATTCAGTGAAGATCACTGAAAAATTCTTCAGACCACTCTTGAAAATTCAATCAACCGAGGATATTGAGTCGTGTCTGAACATTCTGCGAAGCAAAGGATTAGCtgaatataacaacaaaat aaAGGAATTTTTGGGATCCAGACCacttacaaaaaaaagaaagcaaactgACCTGGAAGATGATGCCAATGAGGAATGTTCAAACACTTCTGAGGGACTCCTT GAGAAGTACAGCAAGGTAGTTGATGAGCTTCAAATGATGAAGGACAAATGTTCCAAACTGGAAACGGAAAACTCAGAATTGAGGCGTCAACTGACAGAGC ATTGCTCGAAGTCCAAGGAAAATTCATCAAAGGACAAAGAAATTGAAGCATTCTGGAGATTTGAAGACGGACGAGAGGAATGGTTGCCGGCCAAATTGATCCGAAAATATGCTAACG GAGAGTGTTCAGTCCAGTACTCTGATGGAGTTAGTAGAGTGAGGTCCTCATGGGTGAGAGAGGTGGGACAGATGTAA